The following are encoded together in the Bos mutus isolate GX-2022 chromosome 3, NWIPB_WYAK_1.1, whole genome shotgun sequence genome:
- the TAL1 gene encoding T-cell acute lymphocytic leukemia protein 1 isoform X2, with translation MCLCMCVRGCARRGECADGLCLRHAGSAEAEEGECRHAAGCEQKCGVLRGGGGGVDWRSLVSVSTGQECVSVRSGVKFFWILQPSVDSGFFGEPDAFPMFATNNRVKRRPSPYEMEITDGPHTKVVRRIFTNSRERWRQQNVNGAFAELRKLIPTHPPDKKLSKNEILRLAMKYINFLAKLLNDQEEEGTQRAKPGKDPVVGAGGGGGGGGGSAPPEDLLQDVLSPNSSCGSSLDGAASPDSYTEEPAPKHTARSLHPAMLPAADGAGPR, from the exons atgtgtttgtgtatgtgtgtgcgtgggTGTGCACGCAGGGGGGAGTGTGCGGATGGTTTGTGTCTGCGGCATGCAGGGAGCGCAGAAGCTGAGGAGGGGGAGTGCAGGCATGCGGCTGGGTGTGAGCAGAAGTGCGGGGTTCtgcgtggtggtggtggcggggtGGACTGGAGGAGTCTTGTGAGTGTGAGTACCGGGCAGGAGTGTGTCTCAGTGCGCTCCGGTGTGAAATTCTTCTGGATTCTGCAGCCCTCAGTGGACAG TGGCTTCTTTGGGGAGCCAGATGCCTTCCCTATGTTCGCCACCAACAACCGAGTGAAGAGGAGGCCCTCCCCTTATGAGATGGAGATTACTGATG gtcCCCACACCAAAGTTGTGCGGCGCATCTTCACCAACAGCCGGGAGCGATGGCGGCAGCAGAATGTGAACGGGGCCTTCGCTGAGCTCCGCAAGCTGATCCCCACACATCCCCCAGACAAGAAGCTCAGCAAGAATGAAATCCTCCGCCTGGCCATGAAGTACATCAACTTCCTGGCCAAGCTGCTCAATGACCAGGAGGAGGAAGGCACCCAGCGGGCCAAGCCTGGCAAGGACCCTGTAGTGGGGGCTggcggagggggtgggggaggagggggcagcgcGCCTCCTGAGGATCTCCTGCAGGACGTGCTCTCCCCGAACTCCAGCTGTGGCAGCTCCCTGGACGGGGCAGCCAGCCCGGACAGCTACACAGAAGAGCCAGCGCCCAAGCACACAGCCCGCAGCCTCCATCCTGCCATGCTGCCTGCTGCGGATGGAGCCGGTCCTCGGTGA